Proteins from one Thermococcus bergensis genomic window:
- the rpl4p gene encoding 50S ribosomal protein L4, with amino-acid sequence MKVKVFSLDGEPIEEIELPKVFQTPFRPDLIKRAVIASWTHRIQPQGRDPLAGKRRVTENIGKGHGMARVERIKTSPRFAAFVPFARGGRRTHPPKVEKIIWEDINKKERRLALMSAIAATANYDLVKARGHIIDNLPQVPLVVEDELEKVYKTAKTREIFKKLGVWDDIERAKKNTKVRAGKGKMRGRRYKKAKGPLIVVAKNEGIIQGARNHPGVDVVLVDNLGVELLAPGAHPGRLTIWTKGAIERLREIYG; translated from the coding sequence ATGAAAGTTAAGGTATTTTCACTCGATGGCGAGCCAATTGAAGAAATCGAACTCCCAAAGGTATTCCAAACACCTTTCAGACCAGATCTCATTAAGAGAGCTGTCATCGCTTCATGGACCCACCGCATACAACCACAGGGGAGAGACCCCCTCGCTGGTAAGAGGAGGGTTACTGAGAACATCGGAAAAGGCCACGGTATGGCAAGGGTTGAAAGAATAAAGACTTCTCCAAGGTTCGCAGCGTTCGTCCCATTTGCCAGAGGTGGTAGAAGAACTCACCCACCAAAAGTAGAGAAAATCATATGGGAAGACATCAACAAGAAGGAGAGAAGACTTGCTTTGATGAGTGCCATAGCTGCAACTGCAAACTACGATTTAGTTAAGGCGAGGGGCCACATAATTGATAATCTGCCTCAGGTTCCCCTCGTGGTGGAAGATGAGCTCGAAAAGGTCTACAAGACTGCAAAGACCAGAGAGATCTTCAAGAAGCTCGGCGTTTGGGACGATATTGAGAGGGCAAAGAAAAACACCAAAGTGAGAGCCGGAAAGGGTAAGATGAGGGGCAGGAGATACAAGAAAGCAAAGGGCCCACTTATCGTAGTTGCCAAAAACGAGGGAATCATCCAGGGAGCAAGAAACCACCCGGGTGTTGATGTGGTCTTAGTGGACAATTTGGGTGTAGAGCTGTTAGCCCCAGGTGCACACCCCGGAAGACTCACGATCTGGACGAAGGGAGCAATAGAGAGATTAAGGGAGATTTATGGGTGA
- a CDS encoding 50S ribosomal protein L3: MGKISRPRRGSLAYSPRKRAKSIVPRIKNWPQEQEVRMLGFAGYKAGMTHVLMIDDTPGLTKGKEIFVPVTIVEAPPLIVYGVRAYKQGYLGLETATEVIVPDFKLENYPSKKAKNVTFYKLLERRIKTLPKNYNEETFQQKLGELEDLVKSGEIVEVRALVATQPWLARIKKKPEVMEYAVGGTSVEEKFAYIKEKLGKELRASEVLKEGELLDVVAVTKGKGTQGPVKRWGIKIQFHKAQRAGKARHVGNLGPWHPARVMWTVPQAGQMGFHHRTEFNKRLLRIGENGKLELNGEEIEITPKGGFPHYGVVRNDFLMIAGTLPGAIKRIIRVRPAIRPPAKKPPVEAPQITYVSRESKQ, encoded by the coding sequence ATGGGAAAAATTAGCAGACCAAGGAGAGGTTCATTGGCGTATTCCCCAAGAAAAAGAGCCAAGAGTATAGTCCCGAGAATTAAAAACTGGCCACAAGAGCAAGAGGTTAGAATGCTTGGATTTGCAGGGTACAAGGCTGGAATGACCCACGTGCTTATGATAGACGATACTCCAGGGCTTACGAAGGGTAAGGAGATCTTCGTGCCAGTAACGATAGTTGAAGCTCCGCCCTTAATAGTCTATGGGGTTAGAGCTTACAAGCAGGGTTACCTTGGACTTGAAACTGCAACTGAGGTCATAGTTCCGGATTTCAAGCTCGAGAATTACCCATCAAAGAAAGCAAAGAACGTAACATTCTACAAGCTTCTTGAGAGAAGGATTAAGACTCTTCCAAAGAACTACAACGAAGAGACCTTCCAGCAAAAACTTGGAGAGCTTGAGGATCTCGTTAAGTCCGGAGAAATAGTTGAAGTTAGGGCTCTTGTGGCAACTCAGCCATGGCTCGCGAGGATAAAGAAGAAGCCTGAGGTTATGGAGTACGCTGTTGGTGGAACAAGCGTTGAAGAGAAGTTTGCCTACATCAAAGAGAAGCTTGGAAAAGAACTCAGAGCAAGTGAAGTTCTCAAAGAGGGAGAGCTTCTTGACGTTGTAGCTGTTACAAAGGGTAAGGGTACTCAGGGCCCAGTTAAGAGATGGGGCATTAAGATCCAGTTCCACAAGGCTCAAAGAGCTGGAAAAGCAAGACACGTTGGTAACCTCGGTCCATGGCATCCTGCGAGAGTTATGTGGACAGTTCCACAAGCTGGACAGATGGGATTCCACCACAGAACTGAGTTCAACAAGAGGCTCCTGAGGATAGGAGAAAACGGAAAACTCGAGCTCAACGGAGAAGAAATCGAGATCACTCCAAAGGGAGGATTCCCACACTACGGAGTAGTGAGAAACGACTTCCTTATGATAGCTGGGACCCTACCTGGAGCAATTAAGAGAATAATCAGGGTAAGACCGGCAATAAGGCCTCCAGCCAAGAAGCCACCTGTTGAGGCTCCACAAATAACATACGTTAGTAGAGAATCAAAACAATGA
- a CDS encoding putative RNA uridine N3 methyltransferase, which produces MAWHIFIPDSLLEETNDPKIRTYKVGQIGRAAAIFGIEHIWIYNAGGKDGKFIKLVLEYMETPQYLRKKLIPLTKELKYVGVLPPLRTPHHKLKGRPKLGEIREGVVVRKGKRLYADIGLDELALVEGGGEGRMTFKIVSLNPLKVVPAEPEEYWGYRVHFTRKSLAKTLKKAKLNLAIATSRKGEDVRKVNLPPLEGEVGFVFGSPRKGVMEILRDFNEDYPFDLILNTIPNQKTKTVRTEEAVLATLAVFNFIRRD; this is translated from the coding sequence ATGGCATGGCACATCTTTATTCCAGATTCACTCCTCGAGGAGACAAATGACCCCAAAATAAGAACATACAAAGTCGGGCAGATCGGCAGGGCAGCAGCGATCTTCGGTATCGAACACATATGGATTTACAACGCGGGTGGAAAAGACGGGAAGTTCATTAAGCTCGTCCTTGAATACATGGAAACACCGCAGTATCTGCGAAAGAAGCTGATTCCCCTCACAAAAGAGCTCAAATACGTTGGTGTTTTACCACCACTAAGAACTCCGCACCATAAACTCAAAGGAAGGCCTAAGCTCGGCGAAATCAGGGAAGGCGTTGTAGTCAGAAAGGGCAAGAGGCTTTACGCTGACATTGGCCTTGACGAGCTTGCCCTCGTGGAGGGGGGCGGAGAAGGGCGGATGACCTTCAAAATCGTGTCCCTGAATCCGCTCAAAGTGGTGCCCGCAGAGCCGGAGGAGTATTGGGGATATCGGGTACATTTCACCAGAAAGTCTTTGGCAAAAACACTTAAAAAGGCAAAACTCAACCTTGCAATCGCGACCTCACGAAAGGGTGAGGATGTGAGAAAAGTGAACCTTCCCCCGCTGGAGGGGGAAGTGGGATTCGTGTTTGGATCTCCCCGGAAGGGGGTAATGGAAATCCTGAGAGACTTCAATGAGGATTATCCCTTTGATCTAATCCTCAATACGATTCCAAATCAAAAGACAAAGACCGTTAGAACGGAGGAAGCCGTGTTGGCGACATTGGCGGTATTTAATTTCATAAGGAGGGATTGA
- a CDS encoding hydrogenase maturation protease: MSTLILALGNELMKDDGVGLKVGRILADKGYNVVEIGTDIFRLQRYYNGEEKIIIVDAILTDKYKPGEIVHLKGEKVFEKLQAEIRSAHFMGAIDGLKLLMSLDERLAKAEIHFVGIVAKEIGLGTELSEEIKSNIPNIIKVIENIVG, translated from the coding sequence ATGAGCACGTTGATTCTAGCTCTTGGCAACGAACTCATGAAGGATGATGGCGTGGGACTTAAGGTAGGTAGAATTTTAGCAGACAAAGGTTATAACGTTGTTGAAATTGGCACTGATATATTTAGACTTCAGCGTTATTACAACGGGGAGGAGAAGATAATAATAGTCGATGCCATACTGACTGACAAATACAAACCAGGAGAAATAGTCCATCTAAAAGGGGAGAAGGTTTTTGAAAAACTCCAGGCTGAGATAAGGAGTGCACATTTTATGGGAGCTATTGATGGACTTAAACTTCTAATGAGTCTTGATGAACGATTAGCTAAAGCAGAGATTCATTTCGTGGGGATTGTAGCTAAGGAGATTGGGCTGGGAACTGAGCTTAGTGAAGAGATTAAAAGTAATATTCCTAATATTATAAAGGTCATAGAAAATATTGTGGGATAG
- the hydA gene encoding NADPH-dependent hydrogenase/sulfhydrogenase 1 subunit alpha: MYIPITVDHIARVEGKGGIEIVTSDEGVKEVKLNIIEGPRFFEAITIGKKLEEALAIYPRVCSFCSAAHKLTAVEAAEKAIGFTPRPEIQDLRDLLYIGDMIESHALHLYLLVLPDYLGYSNPLAMVDKYRKEIEYAMTLKNIGSKIMDYLGSRAIHQENAILGGFGKLPTKAQFEELKKELKEALPLAEYTVELFSKLEQYEEVTDDEMVHMAVKPRNGVYGIYGDYIKVSDGFEFPVEDYKKHIVEKVVEHSFAKHSFYKGKPFMVGAISRIVNNADLLYGKAKELYTQYKDLLRYNNCFANNFAQAIELVYFIERAIDLIDDTLAKWPVKERDEVELKDGFGVSITEAPRGLLVYALEVKDGRVNYADIITPTAMNLAIMERHVRMMAEKHWQDDPEKLKLLAEMAVRAYDPCISCSVHVVRL; the protein is encoded by the coding sequence ATGTATATCCCGATTACGGTTGATCATATAGCCCGTGTTGAGGGTAAGGGAGGAATAGAGATAGTTACAAGTGATGAGGGCGTAAAAGAGGTAAAGCTCAACATCATTGAGGGACCGAGGTTCTTTGAAGCCATTACAATTGGCAAGAAGCTTGAAGAGGCATTGGCAATCTATCCGAGAGTTTGTTCGTTCTGTTCGGCAGCTCACAAACTTACCGCTGTAGAAGCTGCTGAAAAGGCAATAGGATTCACCCCAAGACCCGAAATTCAGGATTTGAGAGACCTGCTTTACATAGGGGATATGATAGAGAGCCATGCCCTACACCTTTACCTTTTAGTCCTTCCTGACTACCTTGGCTACTCAAATCCACTGGCAATGGTGGACAAATACAGAAAAGAAATCGAATACGCAATGACGCTGAAAAACATTGGTTCAAAGATAATGGATTATCTCGGCTCAAGAGCTATTCACCAGGAAAACGCTATACTTGGAGGCTTTGGAAAGCTTCCAACAAAAGCCCAGTTTGAAGAACTTAAGAAAGAATTGAAGGAAGCGCTACCTCTGGCGGAATATACAGTGGAGCTGTTCTCAAAACTCGAACAGTACGAAGAAGTGACAGACGATGAAATGGTTCATATGGCAGTGAAGCCAAGAAATGGTGTCTATGGCATATACGGAGACTACATTAAGGTTAGCGATGGATTTGAGTTCCCGGTTGAGGATTACAAAAAGCACATAGTTGAGAAAGTCGTTGAACACAGCTTTGCAAAGCATTCCTTCTATAAAGGGAAGCCTTTTATGGTAGGTGCAATCTCAAGAATAGTTAACAACGCTGATCTTCTCTACGGTAAGGCAAAGGAGCTTTACACCCAATACAAAGACCTTCTCAGATATAACAACTGTTTTGCAAACAACTTTGCTCAGGCAATTGAGCTCGTTTACTTCATAGAGAGGGCAATTGACTTAATAGACGATACCCTTGCAAAGTGGCCGGTAAAAGAGAGGGACGAGGTAGAGCTAAAAGACGGCTTTGGAGTGAGCATAACCGAGGCTCCAAGAGGCTTACTCGTCTACGCTCTTGAAGTCAAGGATGGAAGAGTTAACTATGCGGATATCATAACGCCAACGGCAATGAACCTTGCAATCATGGAGCGCCACGTTAGAATGATGGCGGAGAAGCACTGGCAGGATGATCCTGAGAAGCTCAAGCTCCTTGCAGAGATGGCTGTTAGGGCGTATGACCCATGTATCTCGTGTTCTGTTCACGTGGTTAGGCTTTAG
- the hydD gene encoding NADPH-dependent hydrogenase/sulfhydrogenase 1 subunit delta — MENEKVRIGFYALTSCYGCQLQFAMMDEIIQLLDKAKIECWFMLDRDSSEDREVDIAFIEGSVSTQEEVELVKKIREKAKIVVAVGSCAVHGGVQSWGKDKELSELWKTVYGDAHVKFEPKMAEPVEKYIKVDYKIYGCPPEKKDFLYALGTFLVGSWPEDIDYPVCVECRLRGNPCILIEKGEPCLGPVTVAGCDARCPGFNVACIGCRGAVGYDVAWFDSLALEFKKKGLTKEEILERMKIFNAHNPKLEEMVNKIFGEGE, encoded by the coding sequence ATGGAGAACGAAAAAGTTCGCATCGGGTTTTACGCTCTCACTTCATGTTATGGTTGCCAACTCCAGTTCGCTATGATGGACGAGATAATTCAGCTTTTGGACAAGGCAAAGATAGAATGCTGGTTCATGCTGGATAGAGATAGCAGCGAGGATAGGGAAGTGGATATAGCCTTCATAGAGGGAAGCGTGTCCACTCAGGAAGAAGTTGAGCTTGTAAAGAAGATCAGAGAGAAGGCCAAAATAGTTGTTGCTGTGGGATCATGTGCCGTTCATGGTGGAGTGCAGAGCTGGGGTAAGGACAAAGAACTTAGTGAGCTTTGGAAGACTGTTTACGGAGATGCTCATGTTAAATTTGAGCCCAAGATGGCAGAGCCTGTTGAAAAATACATCAAGGTTGACTATAAAATCTATGGTTGCCCACCAGAGAAGAAGGACTTTCTCTATGCATTGGGCACATTCTTAGTGGGCTCATGGCCCGAAGACATTGATTATCCAGTATGTGTTGAGTGCAGGCTTAGAGGGAACCCATGTATTCTTATAGAAAAGGGAGAGCCGTGCTTAGGGCCAGTGACAGTTGCTGGGTGTGATGCAAGGTGTCCGGGCTTTAACGTTGCTTGCATTGGGTGTAGAGGAGCTGTAGGCTATGACGTTGCATGGTTTGACTCTCTAGCCTTAGAGTTCAAGAAGAAAGGTCTTACAAAAGAGGAGATTCTTGAGAGAATGAAGATCTTCAACGCCCACAATCCGAAGCTTGAGGAAATGGTTAACAAGATATTTGGGGAGGGAGAATGA
- the hydG gene encoding NADPH-dependent hydrogenase/sulfhydrogenase 1 subunit gamma, with protein sequence MTVPRPVPRSNTFAEDNPYALERVRVLRVYHLTELEKLFLFRFEDPTIAENWTFKPGQFVQLTIPGIGEVPISVCSSPMRQGFFELCIRKAGKVTTAVHKLKPGDTVLVRGPYGNGFPVDKWEGMDLLLIAAGLGTAPLRSVFLYAMDNRWKYGNITFINTARYGKDLLFYKELEAMKDIAEAENVKIIQSVTRDPDWPGPKGRPQNFIVEANTNPKNTAVAICGPPRMYKDVFEALINYGYRPENIYVTLERMMKCGIGKCGHCNVGTSTSWKYVCKDGPVFTYFDIVSTPGMLD encoded by the coding sequence ATGACCGTACCAAGACCTGTTCCTCGGAGCAATACTTTTGCAGAGGACAATCCCTACGCCTTGGAAAGGGTTAGAGTTCTCAGGGTATATCATCTTACCGAGTTGGAAAAGCTGTTCTTATTTAGGTTTGAAGACCCAACTATTGCAGAGAACTGGACATTTAAGCCGGGTCAGTTTGTTCAGCTTACAATACCGGGAATAGGGGAAGTACCTATTAGCGTGTGTTCTTCTCCTATGAGACAGGGTTTCTTTGAACTATGTATTAGAAAAGCTGGAAAGGTAACTACTGCAGTCCACAAGCTTAAGCCTGGTGATACCGTACTCGTGAGGGGCCCATATGGAAACGGTTTTCCTGTTGACAAATGGGAAGGGATGGACTTGCTCTTAATAGCAGCTGGTCTCGGGACGGCTCCTCTAAGGAGTGTTTTCCTTTATGCGATGGACAACAGGTGGAAATACGGTAACATAACATTCATAAACACTGCCCGCTATGGGAAGGATTTACTCTTCTACAAGGAGCTTGAGGCAATGAAAGACATAGCGGAGGCTGAGAACGTTAAGATAATTCAAAGTGTCACCAGAGATCCTGATTGGCCGGGACCAAAAGGTAGGCCGCAGAACTTCATAGTCGAAGCAAATACAAACCCCAAGAACACAGCAGTAGCAATCTGCGGTCCTCCAAGGATGTACAAAGATGTTTTTGAGGCCCTTATAAACTACGGCTACAGACCAGAGAACATCTACGTGACGCTTGAGAGAATGATGAAATGTGGAATCGGTAAGTGTGGCCACTGCAACGTAGGAACAAGCACATCATGGAAATACGTCTGTAAAGATGGCCCCGTATTCACGTACTTTGACATAGTATCAACACCAGGAATGCTCGACTGA
- the hydB gene encoding NADPH-dependent hydrogenase/sulfhydrogenase 1 subunit beta, with amino-acid sequence MRYVKLPKENTYEFLERLKDWGILYAPVKISEKFYDFREIENVKEVEFHYNRTIMPPKKFFFLPREKMFEFNLSKVEYKEAIEKVEPFVVFGVHACDIFGLKIMDTIYLDELPDKYYKVRREKGIIIGISCVPDEYCFCNLRETDFADDGFDLFLHELPDGWLVRVGTPTGHRIVDKNLRLFEEVTSQDVCNFRDFENKKQQMFKYHEDWADLRYLLELETEHPMWDEQSDICLACGNCNTTCPTCRCFDVQDIPNIDGVTGARVRRWDSCQLVRHGMVAGGHNFRPTKKSRFMNRYMCKNSYVEKLGLSYCVGCGRCSYFCPAEISFVRNLRTILGLEESSCPPRISEEIPKRGFAYGPSVGGGEQ; translated from the coding sequence TTGAGGTACGTTAAGCTCCCGAAGGAGAATACTTATGAATTCTTAGAGCGATTAAAAGACTGGGGAATCCTCTACGCTCCCGTAAAAATCTCTGAGAAATTCTATGATTTTAGAGAGATAGAAAACGTCAAAGAAGTGGAATTTCATTACAACAGAACTATAATGCCACCAAAAAAGTTCTTCTTCCTGCCAAGGGAAAAAATGTTTGAATTTAATCTATCAAAGGTGGAGTACAAGGAAGCTATTGAAAAAGTCGAACCGTTTGTTGTTTTTGGGGTACATGCATGTGACATCTTCGGGCTTAAAATAATGGATACCATATACTTGGACGAGCTTCCAGACAAATATTACAAGGTTAGAAGGGAAAAAGGCATTATCATAGGCATTAGCTGTGTCCCAGATGAGTACTGTTTCTGTAATCTGAGGGAGACGGATTTTGCAGACGATGGCTTCGATTTATTCCTCCATGAACTTCCCGATGGCTGGCTTGTTCGTGTCGGGACTCCCACTGGTCATAGGATAGTTGATAAGAACTTACGCCTCTTTGAGGAAGTAACATCTCAGGATGTGTGCAACTTTAGAGATTTTGAAAATAAAAAGCAGCAGATGTTCAAGTACCACGAAGACTGGGCGGACTTGAGGTATCTGCTTGAGCTCGAGACAGAGCACCCGATGTGGGACGAGCAGTCCGATATATGTCTCGCATGTGGCAACTGCAACACTACCTGCCCGACTTGCAGGTGCTTTGATGTCCAAGATATTCCAAATATCGATGGAGTTACTGGGGCAAGAGTTAGGAGATGGGATTCTTGTCAGCTGGTAAGACATGGAATGGTGGCAGGTGGACACAACTTTAGGCCAACAAAGAAATCTAGATTTATGAACAGGTATATGTGCAAAAATTCATATGTTGAAAAACTTGGTCTCAGCTATTGTGTTGGATGTGGTAGGTGTTCATACTTCTGTCCTGCAGAGATAAGCTTTGTGAGGAATTTGAGAACCATTTTGGGTCTTGAAGAAAGCTCATGTCCACCGAGAATCTCGGAGGAGATTCCAAAGAGAGGATTTGCGTATGGTCCTTCTGTTGGAGGTGGTGAACAATGA
- a CDS encoding molybdopterin oxidoreductase family protein, with the protein MRIVTCPYCGAGCRAYVKKELSRPFMIEYVTDINVPNDRGKLCPKGNAMFEHILSKERLKTPLKAVEEGKFVKISWKEAINEITSFIRDYMKDDPNKLMFIAGGKVSNESAYLFQKLARNIGTNNVDNTSHLCHGVSVKAILDANFERNWATYDDIEESNVIILWGTNLAETAPLIFRRVLKAKNKGTKIIVIDPRKTKTTKFASSHVRPFPGTDIVLINALINLLMERRNVKSVHFKASDLEIISKDTPEHAERITGVPARDIEKIAREIGLAGRGIILWGSGIAMHSNGYDVIRSIITLASMVDFKVLPLAGQNNSQGVMDMGVVPDLLPGYRTYDEIYFFREAWKNEGLPTEVGLDIPKSIKEAQKCNVSAFYVMGANIAVSFPEAEKALKRAEFVVAQDIFPTQTTELADIVLPAAAFLESDGSTTNAERRIQWSSRVKWPPEDAKPDWAILCELGNALGLKGFDFYFPEEILREISTLVPQYVNANPRTLTRTPEGVMWNTVPSSQPTKVYVSDKMPLLEPPVMITVRYVGQFQTGTMTKRSPSLNVRWQDLPILVSEEDAQKWGIKDGDRVKLISESGKYIGTVKVSKTVIPGTIKVPWHEGANRIMGLKIDEETGLPQMKACSCKLEKVE; encoded by the coding sequence ATGCGGATCGTTACCTGCCCATACTGCGGGGCCGGATGCAGGGCATATGTGAAGAAAGAGCTATCTCGCCCATTCATGATAGAGTACGTCACTGATATAAATGTTCCAAATGATCGTGGAAAGCTCTGTCCAAAAGGGAATGCCATGTTTGAACACATACTCAGCAAAGAGAGGCTGAAAACGCCCTTGAAAGCCGTTGAGGAAGGAAAATTCGTAAAGATAAGCTGGAAAGAGGCGATAAATGAAATTACCTCTTTTATCCGGGACTACATGAAAGACGACCCCAACAAGCTTATGTTCATCGCGGGTGGAAAGGTCAGCAACGAGTCCGCATATCTTTTCCAGAAACTTGCGAGGAACATCGGAACGAACAACGTTGACAACACCAGCCACCTTTGCCACGGCGTATCCGTGAAGGCCATACTGGACGCAAACTTCGAAAGGAACTGGGCGACGTACGATGATATCGAAGAAAGCAACGTGATAATCCTTTGGGGAACAAACCTTGCAGAGACCGCCCCGCTTATTTTCCGCAGGGTTTTAAAGGCTAAGAACAAAGGCACTAAAATCATTGTCATAGACCCCAGAAAGACCAAAACCACAAAATTTGCTAGTAGTCACGTCCGTCCGTTTCCCGGCACCGATATTGTACTGATAAACGCCCTTATCAACTTGCTGATGGAAAGAAGAAACGTAAAGAGTGTCCATTTCAAAGCATCCGATCTAGAAATAATAAGTAAAGACACACCAGAGCACGCTGAAAGAATAACCGGAGTGCCTGCGAGAGATATCGAGAAAATTGCAAGGGAAATTGGTCTTGCAGGGAGAGGCATTATTTTATGGGGCTCTGGCATCGCCATGCACTCTAACGGTTACGATGTTATCAGGAGTATCATAACGCTCGCTTCAATGGTTGACTTCAAAGTCCTGCCGCTTGCTGGTCAAAACAACTCCCAGGGAGTCATGGACATGGGCGTGGTGCCCGACTTACTGCCTGGGTACAGAACATACGACGAGATATACTTCTTTAGGGAGGCATGGAAGAATGAGGGACTTCCAACCGAAGTTGGGCTCGACATTCCGAAATCAATTAAAGAGGCACAAAAGTGCAACGTTTCGGCGTTTTACGTTATGGGAGCAAACATCGCAGTGAGCTTTCCAGAGGCCGAAAAGGCCCTAAAACGTGCAGAATTCGTCGTTGCTCAAGACATATTCCCAACACAGACAACAGAACTTGCCGATATCGTTCTCCCTGCGGCGGCGTTCCTTGAGAGCGACGGTTCTACAACGAACGCCGAGAGGAGAATCCAGTGGAGCTCCAGGGTGAAATGGCCCCCGGAGGATGCCAAGCCAGACTGGGCGATTTTATGCGAGCTGGGAAATGCGTTAGGACTGAAAGGATTTGATTTCTACTTCCCCGAGGAGATTCTCCGGGAGATAAGCACTCTCGTTCCGCAATACGTAAACGCCAACCCCCGCACTTTAACGAGAACGCCTGAAGGAGTTATGTGGAATACTGTACCGAGTTCCCAGCCCACGAAAGTATATGTATCAGATAAGATGCCCCTCTTGGAACCTCCAGTCATGATTACGGTGAGATATGTGGGCCAGTTCCAAACAGGAACAATGACCAAAAGGAGCCCTTCACTGAATGTCAGGTGGCAAGACTTGCCCATTCTGGTAAGTGAGGAAGACGCACAGAAATGGGGAATAAAAGACGGCGATAGGGTAAAGCTCATCTCTGAGAGCGGGAAGTACATTGGGACCGTGAAAGTCTCCAAGACAGTAATTCCCGGTACTATCAAGGTCCCCTGGCACGAGGGTGCCAACCGCATAATGGGCCTGAAGATTGATGAGGAAACTGGTTTGCCTCAAATGAAAGCATGTTCATGCAAACTTGAGAAGGTGGAGTGA
- a CDS encoding 4Fe-4S dicluster domain-containing protein, whose protein sequence is MGKRVFIDFRNCIGCRSCEIACAREHHGKANITLIETSELLMMSFNCRHCENAPCMLVCPARALYRDEDGAVRIKYQECIGCMFCSVACPFGTPEFVPELKIMVKCDLCSHRRDEDKLPACVTTCPTDALIFASEEEILQIKVKQNLAKVEELAKKVEKIMGGTV, encoded by the coding sequence ATGGGGAAGAGAGTCTTTATCGACTTTAGGAACTGCATAGGATGCAGGTCCTGCGAGATTGCCTGCGCTAGGGAGCATCACGGGAAAGCTAACATTACGCTCATCGAGACATCAGAACTGCTAATGATGTCCTTTAACTGCAGACACTGTGAAAATGCCCCTTGTATGCTGGTCTGCCCTGCCAGGGCGCTCTACAGGGATGAAGACGGTGCAGTACGCATCAAGTACCAAGAGTGCATAGGCTGTATGTTCTGTTCTGTTGCATGTCCCTTTGGCACACCAGAGTTTGTCCCCGAGCTGAAGATCATGGTAAAGTGCGACCTCTGCAGTCACCGCAGGGACGAGGACAAACTTCCGGCGTGTGTTACGACGTGTCCAACTGATGCTCTAATTTTCGCCAGTGAGGAGGAGATACTCCAGATAAAGGTCAAACAGAACCTTGCCAAGGTTGAAGAGCTCGCCAAGAAGGTTGAAAAGATAATGGGGGGAACCGTATGA